The following are encoded in a window of Schistocerca nitens isolate TAMUIC-IGC-003100 chromosome 9, iqSchNite1.1, whole genome shotgun sequence genomic DNA:
- the LOC126204330 gene encoding uncharacterized protein LOC126204330 has translation MPPRCVRCAGNHASRECRMTPQDKPKCANCSGAHTASYQGCPAHKRAKARQTGQITNNKNTYQAPTRNNTNKTTSTTQKTQTEETKTKPRNKEKEDNTNTQTSNPSTRSQDDTRTYARAVSPAQTPTTENTNPAATTTQTSNTPIHHFSQALTEVIKLMDKLMHTMTRKFDQLSADISSAVRTSQTTATTSDTPPQHG, from the coding sequence ATGCCACCACGCTGCGTGCGGTGCGCAGGCAACCACGCGTCCAGGGAGTGCCGAATGACGCCCCAAGACAAGCCAAAATGCGCAAACTGCAGCGGCGCCCACACAGCCAGTTACCAAGGCTGTCCAGCACACAAGAGGGCCAAGGCCCGACAAACAGGGCAGATCACAAACAACAAAAACACCTACCAAGCACCAACACGAAACAACACTAACAAAACAACCAGCACCACACAAAAAACGCAAACagaagagacaaaaacaaaaccacgaaacaaagaaaaagaagacaacacaaacacgcaaacTTCCAACCCAAGTACACGGTCACAGGACGACACACGCACCTACGCAAGGGCAGTATCACCCGCACAGACCCCCACAACAGAAAACACAAacccagcagcaacaacaacacaaacaagcaacacacccATACACCACTTCTCCCAAGCCCTGACAGAAGTCATCAAGCTCATGGACAAGCTGATGCACACCATGACAAGGAAATTTGACCAGCTCTCCGCCGACATCTCATCGGCAGTTAGGACCTCGCAGACCACTGCGACAACCAGTGATACACCACCGCAACATGGCTAG